From the Oceanobacillus kimchii X50 genome, the window TCTAGGATAATTCTAGCTTCTATTAAAAATCCCCACTGTAAATACAATTCTGATATTGTATAGAGTTCATCATCACTGGCAATCTTTTCATATTCTTTTAACCTTGCAATTGCTTGTTCGGTCTCGTTGTTCTCTGCTAACTTCATTGCCTCTTGAATGGTATTCATTGGAACACCCTTTCTATCTTCATTCATATCTATCAAGTTTAATCATACAGAAAACAATCTCATCCTTCAAATCACGCGCTTATATAAGAAAAACCCAGCTGAAAAAGATAAAACATCTCTTCATGGCAGGGTTAATCAACTTGAAGTGAAAATTATATCAGCGAGCCTTTTCGTACACCCACTGAATATTAATTGAACAAAATCGGAAATATAAAGATGATAAATTCTTAATTTATTTTGTTTGGCTTAGCTTAACCTCATCGACTTATAGTACGGGTAATACATTGATCGTTACATGAAGGTTAATAAAGCTTACTTTGATATAGACTGTAAATCATTGACAAAATTAGGGTAAGAAATATTGATACAATCAATATTATCTACGACTACGGTTTCTTCTGTAACTAATGATGCGATAATTCCCATCATGGCGATTCGATGATCGTCATAGGATTTGAAACTTCCACCTTTTAGTTTTGTATTTCCTTTAATAATCATCCCATCTTCAGTAGGCGTAACATCCGCTCCAAGTTTGGAAAGATTCTCAGAAACTGCAAGCAATCGATCTGTTTCTTTCACTTTTAACTCTTGTGCATCTTTAATAATTGTTGTCCCATCTGCTTGAGTTGCTAATAATGCTAGAATTGGTATTTCATCAATAAGGCGAGGAATCGTGTCCCCTTCAATAGTAACCCCACTTAATTGTGAACCGTTTATAAGAATATCACCTATTTTTTCGCCTCCAACAATACGCTCATTCTGAATGGTCAGCTTAGCTCCCATTTGAAGAACAACGTCGATGATTCCAGTTCTAGTTTCATTAAGTCCAACATCTTTTAATATTATTTCACTTCTAGGTACCATACACGCTGCAACAATGAAAAATGCAGCAGAAGAAATATCACCAGGTACTTCTACATGACAACCTTGAAGATCAGTAGTTTTAGAAATAGATATTGTATGACCACCTGTCTTTATATTTGCTCCAAATGCTTGTAACATTGTTTCCGTATGATTTCGAGTTGGTGATTTTTCTCGAACTACTGTTTTATTCTCTGAATGTAATCCAGCTAAAAGTAATGCCGACTTTACTTGAGCACTTTTTACAGGTAAATCATACTCAATAGATTTTAATGTTGTACCTTTTATCGTTAGAGGTAAATAATTTCCTTGCTGTACACCATCAATCCTCGCTCCCATTAAGCGTAATGGATCAACAACCCGACTCATCGGTCTTTTAGAAAGTGATGCATCACCATATATTGTAGTTTTAAACGGAAGTCCAGCTAGTAACCCTAACATTAATCGAGTCGTTGTCCCTGAGTTTCCAAAGTCTAATTTCTTTTTTGGTTCTATTAGTCCACTTAAACCAGTACCTTCGATCGTAATGTTTGAACCATTTTTTTGAATTGTTACACCCATTTCTTTAAACGCATTAATTGTCCGCATACAATCTTCCCCGTCTAGAAAATTGGTTACAGTTGTTGTTCCTGTTGCAATAGAACCAAAAATGATCGAACGATGAGATATCGATTTATCCCCAGGTACTTTTATTAATCCATGAAGAGAACCAGAGATTGGTTGTAATGTTAGTGGGTTCATCTCGACAACTCCTTTTTTCCTAATTTTGTATCATTGTCTCGTATCCTAATGAAGTGAGCTTTTTAGAACTTTCTATTTGTTCTTTTTGGGTATGAAAACTTAGCCTTAACACTCCTGTTATTCCTTCACGTACTTCTAAAATTTCGATGTTTTTTATGCTGAAATTCTCATCCGCTAATATTTGTACAACTTTAGCAATAGCACCTGATTGGTCGTGAATATCTACATATACATCGTAAAAAGATGGAATAGCGCCTTGTTCTTTTTTGGACAGGCCATCTCGATATTTTTTTGCACTATCTAAATAATTCAGTATTTCATTTTTCTCATTTGTCTCTATTAATAATTTCAAATGACTCATCTCTTCAATCCAGTCTTCTAGAAAGTAGGACATTTTCGATTGATTATGGTGAAAGATATCCTGCCACATCTGAGGATTACTGGACGCAATTCTAGTTATATCTCGAAATCCCCCTGCGGCAAGATTTGGTAAGTAGGCATGCGTTCGTTCCCACTTTTTTGCTTGGTGTACAAGTGAAGATGCAATTAGATGCGGGAAATGAGAAATAACTCCTGTCATTTCGTCATGCTCTTCTGGTTTTAAAACTAAGAATTTGCATTTAGTTGTTGCGAGTACCGATTTAATTACTTCTATTTGTTCTTCCGCTTCATAATCTAGAGGGGACAATACATAAATAGCATTTTCAAAAAGATGAGCTTTAGAAGCTTCAACTCCCCGTTTGTGGGAACCAGCCATCGGATGTCCACCAATAAATGTAATGTTTGGGTTATTGATTTGTTGTGCTGCAGTTAAAATTGCCCCTTTTACAGAAGCGGTGTCTGTCACAATTACTTGTTTTGGAAATTCGACTTGATCTAGTTTTTGAATCATGTTAATTGTTTCTGTTATTGGTGCGGCTAAAATTATTATATCTGCCCTTTGGGCAACATGTTGCAAGTTAGTATCGTAATAAGAAATGATTCCAGTTTCTTTAGCATATTTTAAAGTTGATTCATCCACATCAAAACCAATTAATTTATGGTCTGAAAAGTTTCTGATTGCTCTTGCTATAGAGCCTCCAATTAAACCTAATCCTGCTATCAATATCGTTTGTTGTTTCATGCATACACCTATCCTAGTTCATGATCAAATTGTTCTAACACTTTTTGTAATTTTTTCATATCTTTTTCTTTACCAATCGTTACTCGAATGGTTTTTGGTATACCTAATAGTTCTCCTGGTCGGACGATAAAACCAAATCGAATTAAATATTCATAGACTTTCACCCCACTAGTCGGTGTTTTAACTAATAGGAAGTTTGCTTCGGAATCGTAATAACCCCACCCTAATTTTTCTAAAAAACGTTGGAATTCTATTAGGTTTTTATAATTTTCTTGATTTGTATGTTGAATGAATTTTTGGTCTTCTAGTGCATATGAAGCGGCTTTCTGTGCTACTGCATTTGTGTTAAAAGGACCGCGAACCTTATCTAAAGTTTCAATAATGCTTGCATTAGCTATACCGTAACCAATACGCAATCCAGCTAATCCATATGCTTTTGAAAACGTGCGGAGTACAATCACATTACTATAGGTATTACGCAATTGTAATGCATTTAATTCTTTATCGGGTTGTAAATATTCATAGTATGCTTCATCTAAGACGACAAGCACTTCTTTTGGGCATTGATCTAAGAAGGAAGTAAACGCATCTTTTGAGAACGCAGCTCCTGTCGGATTATTGGGTGTACATAGCCAAACAATTGCAGTGTGATCATCTATCGTAGCTAGCATCTTATCCAACTGATGATAACCTTCCTCGTCTGTTGGGATTTCTTTAATTTCTGCACCCTCAATAAGCGAGTAATGTTTATACTGTGGAAATGTTGGAGTAGCCATGACCACATTCGATCCAGGAACAATAAAGGAGCGACATAATAATTGAATAATTTCTTCAGAACCACTACCAAAGATAATTTCTGTTTCATCAATGTTTAATTTTCTAGTTAACGCAGTACGTAAATCAGAGGTGTAACCATCAGGATAAATATGAAAATCGAAATTTTCTGCTTTTAACGCTTCAGAAACCTGTTTAGAATATCCATATGGATTTTCGTTCGATGCCAATTTAACAATATAATCAAGTTGATAGTCTATTTGAATATCTTTTGTTTGTTTACCTTGCTTGTAAGGGCTCAACTGTTTTAAGATGTCTTTACCTTGCATATCTATTCGCCTTCCTTTTGTAGCAAATCTGGTCGAAGTTTCACAGCATTATTATGAAACACATGATGGATTTTTTGTTGAGGTGTATCCGTTCGAATTACCATCATCACTCTAATACATTTTGTTAAACTATTTGGAACATCGATCTCGGTCATACACATTACAGGTACATATTTCCAACTGTCGTCTATTTGCCTTAATGCTTTTGCAGGAAATCCAGCTGTTACATCTTTTGTCACAGAAATAAACACATGTGACACATCATTAGATCTAATATTATTCTGGTCTACCATATCTTTAACAAGATTTTTTGTTTGTAAGACGATTTCTTCTGCATTATTTTCTTGTATTGTTGTTGCTCCTCGTACACCTCTCGTCACAGTTTCTCCATCCTTTCTAAATAGGTCTGTATATAGTGTTTCATCAATGTATTTTCTATTGACACAGTTACGGGATTTTCCACTTCTTTTAAAAGTACCATCTGTATTTTGCCGCCAATTGATTTTTTATCATTTTTCATAAGCTCCATTAACTCTATGATTTCTTCTTTAGAAATGGAAAGAATAGGGTAATTATTATCTTTCAACCATTGATACAATTGGTAAAAAGGTAGCTGTACTTGAAATTCTAGTTCACTGACATGAAGTGCAAATAATAAACCATTTGCTACTGCTTCACCATGAGTAATTTTTCCATAACCGTGTATAGTTTCTAATGCATGACCTAGTGTATGTCCTAGATTGAGAAACTTTCTTATATTCGCTTCTTTCTCATCTTGTTCTACAATTCTTGCTTTTACTTGAATTCCTGCTTTCAAATATATTTCAAGCTGTTGTGGTTTAATTGATGCTAATGAATGATCTAACAGAGATAAAAACATTTTTTGGTTTGCAATTAAGCCTTCTTTTATAATTTCAGCATAACCACTTCTAATTTCATGAAGTGGTAGTGTTGACAAAGTTTCCACATCATAAATTACGGCAACAGGTGAGAAAAAACTTCCGATTAAGTTTTTTCCAAAATGATGATTAATTGCGACTTTTCCTCCTACACTGCTATCATGTGCGAGAATTGTAGTAGGAACTTGAATATAATCAATGCCACGCATAAACGTTGCAGCAACAAAACCAGCTAGGTCACCTACAACTCCTCCACCTAAAGCAATGATTAATGACTGACGGTCTAGCCCATTCTTGAGGGCTTCTGTTTGCAAACTATAAAACTTCTCGATACTTTTTGAATTTTCTCCAGAAGGAATGGTGAAATGACAGATGTTTTCTTCAGTTGGAAATCCGTGTAGGACATCTTCAAGATAGCGACTTCCTACTTGGTCATCCGTAATAATAAATATATTTGTATAATTTTTATTTATATATGCTCTTATTTGATATCGTAGTCCTTGACCAATATAGATTGGATATGAGGAATGGTTTGATTTCACTGTCATTTCTTCCATTTTTAGAAACACCTAATTTCTTCTCTGTAATCATCAATTGCTTTTTTTAATTGTGGAAAACGATCGCTAGAAAATTGTTCGGTAAGAGCTTTTGCTAATTCAAATGCTACTACATGTTCCATAACTACTGATGCTGCAGGAACAGCACATGCATCCGATCGCTCTACAGTAGCTTTAAAAGGTTCTTTTGTTTCAATATCAACACTAGTTAGTGGCCTCTTCATTAATGTTGGGATTGGTTTCATTACCCCTCGAACAACAATTGGCATTCCAGTAGTCATACCACCTTCAAAGCCACCTAATCGATTCGTAGTACGGTAGTATCCAAGTGCTTCATCCCATGCTATTTCATCATGAACTTCACTTCCATTTCGTTTCGCCGCCTCAAATCCGATTCCGAATTCGACACCTTTAAACGCATTAATGCTTACGACACTTCCTGCTAATCTACTATCTAACTTTCGATCATAATGAACGTAGGATCCAACTCCTGCTGGCATCCCTTCTACATATACTTCACAGACACCACCAATGGAATCTCCTTCTTTTTTAGCTTGATCGATTGCACTTGTCATTTGTTCCTCAACAGCAGCATCAAGAACCATTACTGGTGAACGATTTGCCTTATCTGCACGCTCCTGTGCATTTAAATCTCGTAGATCACTAGCTTCAATTCCTGCTATCTCTTTAACATAACCGGCAACTTCAATTCCTAGCTCTTTTAATAGTGTTTTGGCAACAGCACCAGCAGCAACACGGGCAGCTGTTTCCCTTGCAGAAGAACGTTCTAATACATTCCTCATATCTCTATGTCCATATTTAAGTGCACCGTTTAAATCTGCATGTCCAGGTCTTGGTTTAGTAACTACACGACGCATCTTTGACGGATCTTCCATGGGTTCTTCGCCCATAATATCAGTCCAATGTTTAAAATCATCATTGCGTATTACTAGTGATAGTGGAGATCCTAAAGTATAACCATGACGCACACCACTTACAATATCTACAGTATCTTTTTCTATTTGCATACGCTTCCCTCTACCGTGTCCACCCTGCCTTCGACGTAGAGAAGCATTAATATCTTCTGCAGTAATCGGTAATTGTGAAGGAAGTCCTTCGATAATCGTTGTTAATTGTTTTCCATGAGATTCACCAGACGTTATGTATCGCAATTTACATTCTCCTTCTTAAATAGTTGAAAGTTTTCTAATTACTATATCATAGATAAGTTTATAAAGGGTAGTCTTTGACATCATTTATTTTAATTTCTTATGAGGAGATTGTTTGTTTCTTTTTATAGAAAAATGTCTCTTCTAGTTCAAAACCATACTGTTGAGGGGTGAAAATTTGCTCTGTGCTACCTACAAACAATATTCCATTAGCTGACAGAGAATTACTAAATCCTTGATAAATGCTGTTCTTCGCTTTATCAGTAAAATATATTAATACATTCCTGCAAACAATAAGGTCGACATTTTGTGGGTACGCGTCGGCTAATAAATTATGTCTTTTAAAAGTAATATGTTGTTTTATTTCTGGGTTAATCGAATATATTGTACCTGTTCTTTCAAAGTACTTATTTTTAAGTCTATCAGGTAACTCTTTCAGAGACTGTTTTTGATACATTCCTTGTTTTGCGCTTTTTAGAACATTTTCATCAATATCCGTGGCAATTATTTCAAAGTCTTGTTTGGGAAAATGTTCAAGCAGTAGAATTGCTAAACTATAAGGCTCTTCACCTGTTGAGCAAGCGGCACTCCAAATTTTTATTTTTGGTTTTTGGGATATCAATTTAGGAAAGATATTTTGCTGTAATACTTCCCAACGTTTAGGATTACGGTAAAACTCAGAGACATTGATTGTTAAACGATCCGTAAATTCTTTTAGTAGTGTTTCGTCTTTCAAACAAGCTTGCAAATATTGAATGTAACTGGTAAATCCTCGTTTGTCTCTTAAGGTTGTTATCCTCCGTTTCATCTGTGTTTCTTTATATAAAGCTAGGTCTAAACCTAGAGTTTGGTGAACTTTTTCTAAAAAATTTTTATAATCATCCATTCATTTCACTCCGAATCAACAAAATGTATATAAAAACCTCCGTTTATTTTAACGGAGGTCATAAACCAAGTGAAAACAGCAATTGTTTCCGCTTTCACTATTAATAAATCCAATTATTTGCTTGTTTTTCGTAGGAAACGATTTCATTTTCTGAGAAGAAAAGAGATATTTCTCTCTCAGCGCTTTCTGAAGAATCAGAGCCATGAATAATATTCTTTCCTACACTGATCCCGAAATCACCACGAATAGTACTCGGGTCTGCTTCTAACGGGTTAGTTTTACCCATTATTTTTCGAGCTGTTGCGATTACATTTTCACCTTCCCAAACCATAGCAAATACTGGTCCAGAAGTAATGAAATCAACTAATTCACCAAAGAAAGGACGATCTTTGTGTTCATTGTAATGTGTTTCAGCTAATTGATTAGACACCTGCATTAATTTTGCGCCAGCAAGCTTGTACCCCTTTGTTTCAAACCTTTTTACAATTTCACCAATTAAGTTCCGTTGAACTCCATCTGGTTTTACCATTAAAAATGTTTTCTCCATAAAAATCACCCCAACTTATGTATTTAAAATAAGCAACCTATAAAATAATATCAAATTTTCTTAAAAATAACAATTACTTAAGATCTTCTTTTTCCAATATAAGTAGCAATATCTTGGAGTGTTTTCTTTGCACGGGAAGATGGTAATTCATCTAATGCTGTTAATGCTTTAGATAAATACATATCACTTACAGCATAACTTCTTTTAATTGCATCCGTACGTTTTAATTGTTGAATTAGCATCTTCATTTCATTCGTTGTAACATGACCATCTTTTGTAAACACATCAAAAAGTGATTGTTTGAAGGTCTTATCTTCCATAGCATATAAAACTGGAAGTGTTATATTTCCTTGTAGTAAATCATTACCAGCAGGCTTACCTAGCTCTTTTGAAGTAGATGTGAAATCTAAAATATCATCTATAATTTGATAAGACATTCCTATGTAATAGCCATATTGGTAAAGCTTATTAGCTTGATAATCATTTAAACCTCCGACAATAGCTCCTAACTTACAACTACTAGCTATTAATAGAGCAGTTTTCCTTTTTATACGTCGTAGATAATCACGCAAGTTTTGTTCCCAATTAAATTTATATTCAATTTGTTCAATCTCACCTATAGAAACTTCTACTAACGTTTTGGATAATAATTGATGTACACGCGAGTCTGGAATATCCGTTATTTCTTCTAATGCTCTTGCAAGAATATAGTCCCCAGTATACATAGCGACTCGATTACCATATATAGAAGCTGTTGTCGGTTTCCCTCTTCTTAGTTCTGCTTCATCGATCACATCATCATGGACGAGAGTAGCCATATGTATTAGTTCTAATGTAACTGCAACCTTGCTAATCTTAGAAAGGTCATAATTCCCTAATTGAGAAGATAACAAAACAAAAACAGGACGAATTCGCTTTCCTCCTGCATGTAATAATTCAGTTGATGCATCACGTAACACGGGATGATTTGCCTGTATACTATCCTGCAATGCAGATTCTATACTTTCCATATCCTTCTTTAAAAAGCCATAAATTTTTGGTAGTTTCATGTAAGTCACCTTATTTTACCTTTAACAATTCTACGTACTATTGAGCTGCTTTAAAGCCCATATGCATTGCAGCAACTCCACCTGTATAACTTTTCACTTCTACTCTTTCAAAACCAGCATTTAAAAACATTTCTTTTAATTTCTTTTTACCAGGGAAATCTTTTGCTGATTCTTGTAACCAAGAATATTCTTTATAACTTTTGGCAATTAATTTACCCAATATCGGCATGATAAATTTGAAATAAAAGTAATATGCTTGTCGATAACCAATTAAGGTAGGTTGAGAAGTTTCAATACATACCACTTTACCACCAGGTTTAACAACTCGATACATTTCTTTTAAAACAGTCATATAATCTGGTACATTGCGTAGTCCAAATCCAATTGTAACATAATCAAAACTATTTTCTTCATATGGTAATTCCATCGCATTACCATGAATAAGTTCTAACTGATTTAATTGCATGTCTTGTTTTTTTTGTTTTGCAATTGAAAGCATGTTTTGACTAAAATCAAGGCCAATTACTTCACCTGTTTGTCCAACCGCTTCTGCAAGCGAAACAGTCCAATCTCCTGTACCACAACATACATCTAGAGCAGTTTCTCCTGCTTGAACATTCATTCGTTTCATTGTATCTTTACGCCAAGCTTTGTGGCGTTGAAAAGATATTATCGAATTCATTGAATCATAGTTGGAATATATATTTTCAAAAACATGATGTACACGCTCTTCTTTTGATGATGGTTTCCCCATAAAACACACTTCCTCTAAATTCTAGTCGAAATATTCACATTATCGTTTTGTTGATCTTGAATATAATGAGTGATAAATGCAGTTTGATTTGATAATGTTTGAACAAGATTACTTACATTTTTTTTATAATTATTTATCGTTGTTTCCCCTATTACTGAATTATTATATTCTTTTTCTAATTCTAGTCTTTGTATGATAAGCCAATCTGTAATTAATTCATTTGCCGTATCATCATATAAAAATTGCGTTACATGAACAATTAACATCGAATTTATCTTTTTGGTTAAATCAATCCATTCATGCAAGGTAGGAGAATCCTTGTAATATAATGCCATTTTTAATTCATTAATCTCGCGTATTGCATTTGCTAATGTCTGAATAAACTCTATTTCTCCTACTTCTGACAATAGAAAATAATATAATCCGCTATAATAATCACCAGAAAGCACTTGTAATTGCTTCGACAGTGTTTCCTGTTCTGTTTCAGCAACTTTTTTTATAGGAACAAGGTCATGGGTGTCCAAGGCGATCTGTACGAGCATCGTAGTAATAAGATATCTCTCGCGTTGCATCGGAGTCAATGATCTATCTTGTTCAACGAGGAACTGCAGTAACCCCCATTTTGCTTCATCAATAAGTGGTTGTTGTATATGTTTATGAATATATCCATATTTTAATTTTTCATCTAGAAGCTCTCTATAGCTCTGATTTCTTGTAATAAATGTAGTCAAGAATATCACCTGGACCCTTTCAGCCATTCAATTGCTTTAGCTATTATAGCACATTTCTACATTTATAAAAACGATTGAATATATGTAGCTTCTAAATTCCAACAATTAGAAATTATTCATTTGTCATCTCACCATGACTGGTTTGTATTAATGCTTTACCTCTTACTTTGATAGCTGATGTATGTTCAGTAAATTGAGCAATCATTACTTCTCCTTGATCCAGTTTTTCTGTATGGTGAAAACGAGTATCATGTCCTCTTGTTAAACCAATAACATTTACTCCATTCTCAAGGGCTTTTATGATAAAATATTCAGCCTTATCCGTACGGTCTGCCATTATAAATCTCCTTTAGTATTTTTTAATAAAACATTCATGAAAATAAATAAAAGGGGTACGCTAAAAACGTACCCCTTTGTAGTCACCCTATGTAAAATTATTATTTTACACTGTCTTTAAGGGCTTTACCTGGTTTGAAAGCTGGAACTTTGCTTGCAGGAATTTCGATTTCTTCTCCTGTTTGCGGATTACGTCCTTTACGAGCAGAACGTTCGCGTACTTCAAAGTTACCAAAACCAATTAACTGTACTTTTTCACCGTTTTTCAGTGAATCCATGACAGATTCAAATACTGCATCTACAGCTTTTGTTGCGTCTTTTTTAGAAAGCTCACTTTTTTCAGCAACAGCATTCACTAAGTCTGTTTTGTTCATGACATTCACCTCCTCCCAGGATGTTCATTTCGACAAATCGACATATTAATATGTCGGATTCATTGTCTGCTTACAAGTAAGTCATCCCTAACAAGTGATGACAAGGCTTATATTAACTGAGTTTGGAATAAAATTCAACAAAAAGTATCGATTTCTTCAATATTTATTGGGATTTTTACCTATTTTTACCTATATACGTATGAAATATAGTATTGTTTTGGAAAATCCCTCCAACCCAGTATACACAAAGCATTGTCATATTTCACTATACATATACGACAAAAATAAAATATTTCCTGCCGTTTTTCTATTTTTTATTAAAAAACACAAAAAAATATAGCAGCTATGTGTAAGCTGCTATAAAATAATGGCGATTAATCCACCAGAACCTTCGTTTATGATTCTTTCTAACGTATCTTTTAATTTATATCTTGCATTTTCAGGCATTAGAGAGATTTTAGCTTGAATTCCTTCTCTTACTATTGAACTTAATGACCTTCCAAAAATATCCGACTCCCAAATTGATAGTGGATCTTCTTCGAAATCTTGCATTAAATATCTGACAAGTTCTTCGCTTTGTTTTTCTGT encodes:
- a CDS encoding HU family DNA-binding protein; protein product: MNKTDLVNAVAEKSELSKKDATKAVDAVFESVMDSLKNGEKVQLIGFGNFEVRERSARKGRNPQTGEEIEIPASKVPAFKPGKALKDSVK